Proteins encoded within one genomic window of Candidatus Berkiella cookevillensis:
- a CDS encoding type II toxin-antitoxin system RatA family toxin: MPIITQQQILPYHAADMYALVNDIERYPEFLPMCVDAKILSKTENELCATLFIQKGPLQFSFSTRNNLIVDKQVEMLLLDGPFEYLRGKWVFTDRSQGSDVNLKLDFEMKNTLLKLTLGPVFSALAYSMVEIFSKRAKKLYD, from the coding sequence CAAATACTGCCATACCACGCTGCTGACATGTATGCGCTCGTTAATGACATTGAACGTTATCCTGAGTTTTTGCCCATGTGTGTTGATGCAAAGATCTTATCTAAAACAGAGAATGAGCTTTGTGCCACATTATTTATTCAAAAAGGGCCTTTACAGTTTAGTTTTTCAACACGAAATAATTTGATTGTAGATAAACAAGTAGAAATGCTTCTATTAGATGGGCCTTTTGAATATTTGAGAGGGAAATGGGTATTTACGGATCGCTCTCAAGGCTCAGATGTTAATCTGAAGCTTGATTTTGAAATGAAGAATACATTGTTGAAATTGACTTTGGGGCCTGTCTTTAGTGCCTTGGCTTATAGCATGGTTGAAATTTTTAGTAAAAGAGCGAAAAAATTATATGATTAA